The Vicia villosa cultivar HV-30 ecotype Madison, WI linkage group LG1, Vvil1.0, whole genome shotgun sequence genome includes a region encoding these proteins:
- the LOC131636001 gene encoding aldehyde dehydrogenase family 2 member B4, mitochondrial-like → MAARSISRLLSRSLSSSGVAASLLRSPLGRKSEGWRNINRFSTAAAVEELITPQVPINYTKLLINGKFVDAASGKTFPTYDPRTGEVISQVAEGDAEDINRAVAAAREAFDNGPWPKMTAYERSRILLRFADLVEKHNDEIAALETWNSGKLYDQAAKTEVPMFVRFFRYYAGWADKIHGLTVPADGDYHVQTLHEPIGVAGQIIPWNFPLLMFAWKVGPALACGNTIVLKTSEQTPLTALIVAKLLHEAGLPPGVLNIVSGYGPIAGAPLASHMGVDKLAFTGSTDTGKTILQLAARSNLKPVTLELGGKSPFIICEDADVDKAVEIAHFGLFFNQGQSCCAGSRTFVHERIYDEFLEKAKARALRRVVGDPFKEGVEQGPQIDSKQFEKVLRYIKSGIDSNATLECGGGRFGSKGFFVQPTVFSNVQDDMLIATDEIFGPVQSILKFKDIDEVIRRANATRYGLAAGVFTKNLSTANTLMRALRAGTVWINCYDVFDASIPFGGYKMSGNGREMGLYSLNNYLQVKAVVSPVKNPAWL, encoded by the exons ATGGCAGCTCGCTCAATTTCCCGTTTGCTCTCTCGCTCTCTATCTTCTTCTGGAGTTGCTGCTTCTCTGCTACGCTCACCACTAG GGAGAAAATCTGAAGGATGGAGAAATATAAACAGATTTAGCACTGCTGCAGCTGTTGAGGAATTGATTACTCCTCAAGTTCCAATCAATTATACAAAGCTTCTCATAAATGGAAAATTTGTAGATGCTGCATCAG GGAAAACATTTCCAACTTATGACCCGCGCACAGGAGAAGTGATTTCTCAGGTAGCTGAAGGCGATGCTGAAGATATCAATCGTGCAGTAGCAGCAGCTCGTGAGGCCTTTGATAATGGACCTTGGCCTAAAATGACTGCTTAT GAAAGAAGCCGTATATTGTTGCgctttgctgatttggttgagaAGCATAATGACGAGATTGCAGCTCTGGAGACATGGAACAGTGGAAAGCTTTATGATCAGGCTGCCAAGACGGAAGTACCTATGTTTGTGCGTTTCTTTCGCTATTATGCGG GGTGGGCAGATAAAATTCATGGGTTGACAGTCCCAGCTGATGGAGATTATCATGTCCAGACATTGCATGAACCAATTGGTGTAGCAGGACAAATTATTCCTTGGAATTTTCCTCTACTTATGTTTGCTTGGAAAGTTGGACCAGCACTAGCATGTGGTAATACCATTGTCCTCAAGACTTCTGAGCAAACACCGCTTACGGCTCTCATCGTGGCAAAACTACTTCATGAG GCTGGTCTTCCCCCAGGTGTTCTCAATATAGTTTCTGGCTATGGTCCAATTGCTGGTGCACCTCTTGCAAGTCATATGGGTGTGGATAAG TTAGCATTCACGGGATCGACGGATACTGGAAAAACTATACTTCAGCTGGCTGCAAGAAGCAATCTTAAGCCTGTGACATTGGAACTTGGAGGAAAATCACCTTTCATTATTTGTGAAGACGCTGATGTTGACAAGGCTGTTGAAATTGCACACTTTGGTCTATTTTTTAATCAG GGGCAATCTTGTTGTGCAGGATCCCGTACCTTTGTACACGAGCGTATCTATGATGAGTTCTTGGAGAAAGCGAAGGCGCGGGCTTTGAGACGTGTAGTTGGTGATCCATTTAAGGAGGGTGTAGAACAAGGTCCTCAG ATTGATTCGAAACAATTTGAGAAAGTACTTAGGTACATAAAGTCTGGAATTGATAGCAATGCTACTCTTGAATGTGGAGGTGGGAGATTTGGTTCAAAAGGTTTCTTTGTCCAACCAACAGTATTCTCAAATGTTCAG GATGATATGCTGATAGCAACAGATGAAATCTTTGGGCCAGTTCAGTCCATCTTGAAGTTCAA GGACATTGATGAAGTGATACGACGGGCAAATGCGACGCGTTATGGTTTAGCGGCAGGTGTTTTCACAAAAAATTTGAGCACAGCCAACACGTTGATGCGGGCACTTAGAGCTGGAACAGTGTGGATTAATTGCTATGATGTTTTTGATGCTTCAATTCCTTTTGGTGGTTACAAGATGAGTGGGAATGGTAGGGAGATGGGACTCTATAGTCTTAACAACTATTTGCAGGTAAAAGCTGTGGTGTCTCCAGTGAAGAATCCTGCGTGGTTGTAG